One Trichormus variabilis 0441 genomic window, CCGTCAAGTTATTACCACTGGTATGGCGATAGAAGTTGAAGAAATGGTTCCCCAAGAAGATGGTCTACATACATATTTAAGTATTAAGTTTCCTTTAAAAGACCGTAATGGCATCATTTATGCAATGTGTGGCATTTCTACAGACATTACAGAGCGTAAATTGGCAGAAGATTCACTTCTCCGTTTCCACAAAGCGATGGAAAGTACAAGTGATGCTATTATCTTTGGTGATATTTTGAATATCAGTAATTATGCTAACCCAAGTTTTCAGGAATTATACGGTTATAATCTAGAGCAATTACAAGCGGCAGGGGGGGTATGCACAATTTTCCAGGAGCCTCAAAAGCAACGAGAAATCATGGCTAGGGTGATGAAAGGGGAATCTTGGCGGGGTGAAGTGGCCATGCGATCGCGCGATGGCCATTTATTACAAGTTGATCTGAGGGCAGATGCCATTAGAGACAGCAATGGTAAAATCATAGGCACTGTATGTATCCATACAGACATAACCAAACGCCAGCAGGTAGAAGAAGGTTTAAAATTGCGCGATCGGGCGATCGATGCTAGCAGTAATGGCATCATTATTGCTGATGCTAGCACTCCCAACAGACCCATTATCTATGTGAATCCTGCCTTTGAGCGCATGACTGGCTACTCTTCAGACGAAGTGATAGGACAAAACTTCCGTTTATTCCAAAGTGCAGATATCGATCAACTAGGATTACGAGAACTGAGTACGGCCATGCAGGCAGGTAAGGCTTGCACTGTAGTTCTACGGAACTATCGCAAAGATGGCAGCCTCTTATGGAACGAGTTAAACATCTCCCCTGTTTATGATCAAACTGGTCAACTTACCCACTATATAGGCATTCAAACAGATATCACAGAACGTAAACAAGCAGAAACAGCACTACTTGTCAGCCAACAGCGACTACAATATTTACTGACATCTAGCCCGGCTGTGATTTATACCTGCAAAACCTGTGGAGATTTTGGCAGTATTTTTGTTAGTAACAACATCACCACCATAACTGGTTATGAAGCCCAAGAATTTATAGAAAATTCAGACTTTTGGTTCAATCATATCCATCCGGAAGACGCACCATCAGTCCTTAAAAAACTTTCCAGTGTCTTGGAAGCGGAAACTTACAAATTGGAATATCGATTTTTACACAAAGATGGCACATATCATTGGCTATATGACCAAAGAAGGGTGGTGAAAGATGACACAAAGAATCCAGTGGAAATGGTCGGTTACTTAATAGATATTACAGACCGCAAACAACTCGAAGAATACTTAAAAGTAGCACTCGAAAAAGAGAAAGAATTGAGCGAACTTAAATCTCGCTTCGTATCCATGACTTCCCACGAATTCCGCACGCCGTTAAGTACCATTTTATCTTCTTCTGAATTACTAGAACACTACCGCCACAAATGGACAGAGGAAAAACAACTCACTCACTTACATCGTATTCAAACTGCCGTCAAGCGGATGACGGAAATGTTAAATGACATTTTAATCATTGGAAAGGCAGAAGCGGGGAAACTAGAGTTTATGCCTAAACCCCTTGATGTCGTCGCCTATTGTCGAAATTTAGTAGAAGAAATCCAGCTAAACCTGAATAATAAGCAAGTTGATTTTATCAGTGAATATCAATCTATGTCATGTTGCATGGATGAAAAATTATTAGGACATATTCTTATTAACTTAATCTCCAATGCTATTAAATATTCTCCAGTCAATAGTAATGTTCAAGTTAAATTTTATTGTCGAGATCAATGTGCAGTATTTGAAGTTCACGATTGGGGTATTGGTATTCCAGCAGAAGATATTACGCACTTATTTGAATCATTTTATCGAGCGAAGAATGTTGGCAATATCTTAGGTACAGGGTTAGGATTAGCAATCGTTAAAAAATGTGTAGATGTTCACGAAGGGGAAATATCTGTTTCTAGTAACTCAGAAATTGGTACTCTATTTACTGTGAATATTCCTTTAAAACAACAATAAAAAAAGAGGTCAAAAATGATTAAAATTTTAGTAATTGAAGATGAAGAGTCGGTCAGAGAAAATATTTTAGATTTGCTACAAGCTGAAGATTTTCATACCGTGTCTGCTGCTAATGGACGCATTGGCATAAATTTAGCACTGGCAGAATTTCCTGATTTAATCTTGTGCGATATGATGATGCCGGAAGTTGATGGATATGGAGTATTGTCAGCATTACGCCAAGAACCATTAACGGCAACTATTCCTTTTATTTTCCTAACGGCAAAATCTGCCAAGGCAGATTTCCGCCAAGGTATGGATATGGGTGCAGACGACTACCTAACTAAACCATTTACCAGGGCGGAATTACTCAGTGCGGTGATGAATCGTTTAGAAAGGCAAGCCACTTTAAAAAAGTACTTAATAAATCAAAATGGTATTAAAATCTCATCTCCAAAAACGCAGTTGTTAGAGATGAGTCTACATAAAGTTATTCAACAACAGAAATTTCAAGAGTTTGAGGTGCAATATCAGCCTATCGTTGATATTGCTTCAGGGAAAATAGTCGCGGCAGAAAGTTTATTACGTTGGCACAGTCCCGAATTAGGCTTTGTTTCTCCTTCAGAATTTATTCCATTAGCAGAGTCTACAGGTTTAATTGTGCCAATTGGTCAATGGGTAATAGCTAATGTTTGTCACCAAATTAAAAGTTGGCATGATTCTGGAGTGGATTTCTTAACCATTTCTGTGAATTTATCAGCAATGGAATTTAATAAACCAGATTTAATTCAGAGAATTACTGAATCTTTAAAAACCAATAATATAGCACCACATTATTTGGAAATAGAATTAACTGAAAGCATGATTATGCAAGACCTAAATAGTGCAATTTTTACCATGAACAAATTGCAATCTCTAGGTGTTAGGCTCGCTATTGACGATTTTGGTACAGGTTACTCTTCTTTGATTTATCTCAAGAATCTGCCAGTTAATACACTGAAAATTGACAGATACTTCATTCATAATGTTGCTAAAGATAAACAAAAATCTGCTATTACCAAAGCTTTAGTAGAAATGGCACACAATATGAATATGCAGGTAGTGGCTGAAGGTGTAGAAACAGAATCAGAACTATACTTTTTAAAACAAAATAAATGTGATGCCATGCAAGGATTTCTCTTTAGTCGTCCATTACCAGCAGTAGAATTTGAAAATTTTCTGTGGAATAATAAACATCTGTCTGTATAAAAGATAGCCAAATGATTACCACTGTTAACCAAAAGTTAACTTGATAATTACTAAAATATAGTAGTAGTTGCTTTTTGGTAATTTTTCATAAACTAAAGATCAGTAATCATCCATACAAACTTATGCGATTATTAAAAATTTATTTTATTGGCCAATATGAATAAAATTCTGGTTATTGAAGATGATATCCATGTACGCCAAAATATCTTAGATTTGTTAGAAGGTGAAGGATTTAATATACTTGAAGCGCATAATGGACTCCTTGGTGTGCAATTAGCTCAAGAAGAAATTCCTGACTTAATTATTTGTGATGTCATGATGCCGGAACTAGATGGATATGAAGTCTTAAAGGTATTACGTCAATGTCCAGAAACAGCAATAATTCCTTTAATTTTTCTAACTGCTAAGTCTGATAAAAATGACTTCCGTCAAGGTATGGAGATGGGAGCAGATGACTATATCATTAAACCTTTTACAAGAGCAGAGCTATTAGCAGCTATTGCCTGTCGATTAGAGAAACATATCACAATTAAACAAGAGAATCAAAGAAAACTAGATAATCTGCGTAACAGTATTGCTTTATCTTTGCCTCACGAAATGCGAACACCTTTAAACGGGATATTAGGCTTTTCTCAAATTCTGATGGAAGAGAGTGATAGTCTTGATTCGCAAGCAATCCAGGAAATGGCAGAATCCATCTATCTATCTGGTGAACGTCTATTTAGCTTGATTCAGAACTTTTTAATGTACGCAGAGTTAGAAGTTATGGGAACTGACCCACAGCAAATTAAATTGCTGCAAAGTCAAACTACCATATTTCCTAATCTAACACTAATGGAAATCATTAGTGAAAAAGCTAAAAAAGCAGGAAGAGAAGCCGATTTACGGTTAGAATTACATCCTTGTAATGTAAGAATTTCCACAGCTAAGATTGCTAAAATTATAGAAGAATTATTAGATAATGCTTTCAAATTTTCCCCTCCAGGTAGCCTAGTTCAAATCAAAAATCAGGTTATTAATAATTGCTTAATCTTATCATTTATCGATCATGGACGAGGAATTACAGCAGCACAAATTGCTGAATTAGGAGCGTATCAGCAATTTGAGCGTAAACTTTATGAGCAGCAAGGTTCTGGATTAGGTTTAACTATTGCTAAACGCATAGCTGAACTACATGGCGGTAAATTAAAAATTCACAGCAAGCCACAAGAAAAGACTATTGTGCAAGTAGCACTACCATGTAGCCAGCGAAAAGAAGACTATTGTGACAATACTTACTATCAAAAATCGTCAATTATAGGCATCCGACTTGATCATTGAAAAAATTTAAGTAAAATATTTTGCTTTTAATTTGCATAGTCCATAGTGATATCTGTTGACTGTGAGGCAGTCGCTGTCTTCTCTACGTTCGCGGAGCGTGTCGGAGACGGAGGCTGCGCCAAGGCGGTTTCCGTCGTAGGCGGAATGCCTTCCCGTAGGGTATGCGAACTGCCTCACCCGGAGGGTTGACCGTTGACAGTCAACAGCACCGATTATGTAGTTATGCAATTTAGACGCGCATTACCTTATCTGTGGGGTGGTTATTGCCCGTTGCTTCCCTACGTGTACTTCAGAAATTAAGTATGAATTTTATTTTAGTTAAGTATTTGCAGCGAACACAAGATTAGAGGCTAATATGCTTACGGCAGGAGCCTTACACTGCATAATCTGGACTTTAGGGAAAACTGCACTAGCCAATTAGCTACTCCCTACTATCTGTAGTAAAAGCTTAAGCATTGCTCAGATTGCGATTGGCTCTTTGGGCAATGCCGTAAGCTAGTTGGGTATGTAGATTTGGCTGACTCAAGTTCTATTATGTACAACGGATGTTTGCGATCGCGTTGGGGTTTTTGTATAAGTTAGTATATAACTTGTATAATTTGTATAATAACGGACAAATTGTTGTCATGGCAAAGCGATCGCTCCAAGCCTCTGCTGAAGGTATTAGAAAAGCAAAGCAGGCTTTTAAGCGCAAAGGATGGACACAAGAATATCTGGCGGCGGAAGTTGGTTTAGAAACACGCCAGTCAATATGGAAATTTTTCACTGGTAAACCTATAGATCGTCACGTCTTTAATGATATTTGCTTTGCGCTGGAACTGGATACAGCAGAAATTTCCCAACAATCTGTTGAAAATTCTTTATATTTAGAAGGTGACGAATATAGCCTAATAGATATTAATATTCTGGTACAAAAACTACGCTCTATTCATCACGAAAAAATTCAGGCTCAATGTAGCACATTACATCTTTTAGATATTGCTAGACCAATTTCACTTAATGATATTTATATTGATGTCAACATCAGCGAGGAAATTTCTAGTAAAAGATGGTTAGATATTCAAGATTTACAAAAGGTGGGTTCTTATACAATTATTTCTCCCATTTTTGCACAACGAGACCAAAAATTAATCGGGGGTTTAGAAGCTCTAAAAAAATATTCTAAACTGATATTATTGGGAAAATTAGGCTCAGGTAAGACTACATTTTTACAATCAGTCGCTCTTAGTTGCAGTCAAGGAATATTTCAGCCAAATTACTTACCTATTTTTGTCAATCTCAAAAATTTTGCGGAAGATGCTAAAGACTCTCGGCAACTTAGCTTATTTAAATATATACTCGACCAGGTGATAAATTTTGGCATTACTGAAGGAGAATTGAAAACTGTATTATCTCATGGTAGAGCTTTAATTCTGTTAGATGGATTAAATGAATTTATCAGCCACAACTATGAAAAAAATATTAATAGAATTAACGGTTTCATCCAAAAATTTTATAAAAATCAAATAGTTATTACTTGCCGTACAGGCACAAATTATTCTAATTTTCATGGTTTTACAGAAGTAGAAATTACTGATTTTGATAAAACAAAAATTACCGAATTTGCTAATAAATGGTTCTTGATAGTCGCCAATAATTCTCCAGAAAAATCGAGATTTCTAGCACAAAAATTTGTACAAAGACTCGAACTAGAAGA contains:
- a CDS encoding EAL domain-containing response regulator, with the protein product MIKILVIEDEESVRENILDLLQAEDFHTVSAANGRIGINLALAEFPDLILCDMMMPEVDGYGVLSALRQEPLTATIPFIFLTAKSAKADFRQGMDMGADDYLTKPFTRAELLSAVMNRLERQATLKKYLINQNGIKISSPKTQLLEMSLHKVIQQQKFQEFEVQYQPIVDIASGKIVAAESLLRWHSPELGFVSPSEFIPLAESTGLIVPIGQWVIANVCHQIKSWHDSGVDFLTISVNLSAMEFNKPDLIQRITESLKTNNIAPHYLEIELTESMIMQDLNSAIFTMNKLQSLGVRLAIDDFGTGYSSLIYLKNLPVNTLKIDRYFIHNVAKDKQKSAITKALVEMAHNMNMQVVAEGVETESELYFLKQNKCDAMQGFLFSRPLPAVEFENFLWNNKHLSV
- a CDS encoding hybrid sensor histidine kinase/response regulator, translating into MNKILVIEDDIHVRQNILDLLEGEGFNILEAHNGLLGVQLAQEEIPDLIICDVMMPELDGYEVLKVLRQCPETAIIPLIFLTAKSDKNDFRQGMEMGADDYIIKPFTRAELLAAIACRLEKHITIKQENQRKLDNLRNSIALSLPHEMRTPLNGILGFSQILMEESDSLDSQAIQEMAESIYLSGERLFSLIQNFLMYAELEVMGTDPQQIKLLQSQTTIFPNLTLMEIISEKAKKAGREADLRLELHPCNVRISTAKIAKIIEELLDNAFKFSPPGSLVQIKNQVINNCLILSFIDHGRGITAAQIAELGAYQQFERKLYEQQGSGLGLTIAKRIAELHGGKLKIHSKPQEKTIVQVALPCSQRKEDYCDNTYYQKSSIIGIRLDH